ggggacttAACAAGGTTGCACAGGAAAGATGTAATGTTTGATAATGGCATATTTATGGTAGCTAAGACCacctcaggatgctgaggcaagGATGGAGAGAATAAGtaacctaaccttaaaaaaaaaaaatgcaggctggagagatggcttagtgattaagcacttgcctgtgaagcctaaggaccttggtttcaggctcaattctccaggacccatgttagccagatgcacaagggggcacacgtgtccggagttcatttgcagtggcttgaggccctggcgtgcccattctctttctctatctatctatctatctatctatctatctatctatctatctatctgcctctttctctctgtgtcactctcaaataaataaataaaaatgaacaaaattttttttaaaaaccatgcaATTAAAATGTATGTAATTCATGAAAGAGAAATGGCCAGGGAACTTTTAGTCTTAAAGTAGTTATAAGCTATCTTAAATCTTAGGTTAGTAAGAccaataagaacaaaaaaaatatcaatAACATACAGTACACTGTTATCTAAAGGAGTTGTTTGATGACTCAAAACAAGATCGAGTTCAGTTGTGGGGCACTTGCCCAGCTTGTGCCCGGCTTGTGGTCTGATCTCTAATACGGCAGAAAGAGGAGGCAGGCAGGGCAACAAGCCTCCACTGACAGTAGCTCTGCATAAGCCAAACACCCTGAAGGACACCCTCCAGTAATTGATAGATGGCATAGATGCATATCTACCCTAGGATAACTTGTTACAAAGCAAGAGAGTGATGGGGACACTGAGGTGGTTTgctatgggtactagggaagtccCTTGTAAAGGCTACTCTAATGCAAGTAAAATACAACTTTCTGTGAACCAAAGTCATCCAAGAACCAAAAGAATCATGGAAGTGGACAGCTGTTTGAAAGAAAATTAGTTTGGGGCTTCAAGAAGTCAGAAGACAACACTGACTGGGAATAGCATCTGCACGTTGTATGAGGTTAATATAAGtatttgtcaaataaatgaagtgaATTAGATGGGGTGATCTATATGCTGTGAGGGAGCCACAAGACTGAGCTGGCTCCTGCAAGGGGGAAGCTGGGATTTGTCACTCCAAAGCCCCACTCCCATGAAACACCTCCTGCAAGACTCGACCTCCTAAAGGCCCAACAACTTCCCCAGATTTCTACAGGAGAccttgggggacatttcattcaaatcagCACAAAGGTTGACTAGCTGTGGGACTGTCCTTGATGCAGGTTTTTGTGGATGGTCCATGTCTGGGACAGGAGTTCATGGTGGCACTCCAtaaccccagtaaactccttGGCTCACTCAGCATGGTGAGCATGGTGGAATCCTTTCTTTGGTTTATTGGCACCCTTTCTACCTGAGGTGAACATATGTTCCTTCACATCTCACCAGGCAAAGTCACACAACAAAGAGGTAGCTGGGCAATCCGTGAATCCGTGGTCCAGTCAATTCACACAGGTTAATCATCACACTTGCGGTGTATCAGATGGTGTTCTGCAAAGAATGAAGAAGTTGGCGCTGGATCCAGGATGGTCTGATGGTGAGTGAGGAAACTGAATCACAGAACCACCACCGGTGTTTGTTCATCAGTgagtatttcctttttatttattttattttatttctgagattgggggagggagggagagaatgggcacaccagggccttcagccactgtgggcAAACTGCAGACTTGTATCACTATACAgttggctcatgtgggacctggagattagaacatgcattcttaggcttcacaggcaagcaccttaaccactaagcagtctctccagcctgagtcctGTCTTTTAAAGCCTATGCAGGCTGTTCAATATTCATTCCCAAAGGAGACCCTGTCATTCATTATCAAGGGGTTCAGCAACAGTTaccttgctgctgggacaaaacacacaaccagaattccggcttacagttttgagaggaagtgtAATTACGGTGGAGAAAGCAGGCAGGACCAGAGAGCCTGTGGCACATCTTCTCTTCAGCCAGCAGCCGGGAGGAAGGAGACAGCGAGCTCTGTGCTGCAAGCAGGGCATAAAGAGCTACAGAGAAGAGGACACATGTCCCGTTTATCCCATTATGGGCACTTGAGGGCACAGATGTTCAGagctgcccacacacatatggtcATTGTGATAGCCTAGATAgaccatgattttgtatattccAGTTTTCATGCAAAAAGGAACATATCTGTGAACAAAGTACCAGTGTTCACATCTTCTTAGCCCATGTTCCCCATGAAGCTGACACTCTGGAATTAAAGTAAACAAGTGGTGGAGGGGGGGGGCGGCAATTGACACCACTGGGCCCTCAGGACAAGGTCTGTTGCCTTACATCTCTGTGTGTGACGTGACACAGCGGGAGGAGACAGAGAACCTAGAGAAACTGTACCCTCAGCAGACGTGTGCTGCAACGATCTGTACAAAGATCCATACAGTTCAAGAAATGGACGTTCTTTGTGACCTGTCCTTCCAGACTGGAGATGGACCCTTCCTGATGCTGCTAAAACCCATCAAGAAATCCAAAGAGgtcaaaagaaaatatgaaaagaattaAGAACGCTGGTGGTGCGTGAGTAGTTCTGGCATTCAGGAGGAGGAAgcaagaggagggaagggactaCACGGGGAGAGGAGAGCTTGACTCAGCAGACAGGccgaggagggggagggagggattaaaACCCAAGTGACAGCACAGTAACATTATACTAACTGACACGACTGTCATTGTGCTTCCCCGCGTCACCAAGTCTGTTCCATTCGTCTGGTCACTCTAAGCAGCCACTGCAGGCCAGGCACAGTCCTAAGCACTGAAGCCCCGGTGCATGAACTCCAGTGAATTTTAAATTTCACAGCACAGCTTCTTCCATCAATTCTGCACAcctctatttttataaaattacccTCCAATCAGCAGGTGATGAGCCTATCTTCTAACGGTGTAGGGGAGTGGATGCTATCCCATGCCTGagttccactctcccctctggAAGGCTTCTTAATCTCTTTGAGGGCAGTCAGTGAGCTCTAAATGAAATTATGGGGacaagtaaaaggaaaaaaaaaccaaaaagttttaAGTGGCTTCCTCTGATCTCCTGTTGTGAGTTGTCACCCAGTAGGCAGCTTGTCAGTTGTGGATGCTAGGCAACCCTGAGCAAGAAGGCAAAAGTGTCTGCCCATTCTTGTCTCTTGTTGCTTGAGTCACTTGGAGTCTGTGGCTGATGGCCGGTTCTGCCTGACCCTTGATGCCTATCTGGGATGCTCTGTGTATTCCCAAAAATAACCTCTCTCTTCAGCGTCTAGCTGTCTCATTAGCATGTTATGGATAGAACTTTAGCCCTCATCCAGTGCTCTTGCTATGACCTTGCCAGAGGGACTCAAGGGGTCCCAACCAGGGTCCGGATCTCCCCATGCCCTGTTCTATATCGCAAAGAAGCCTGAGAGTCAGAGTGGAACAAATAGATCTCCTGCATTCACCTTGGCCACTTCCCTCCTCAGGCTGTCTTCAATCCTCACAAGCCCATGGTGGCTCTGAGGACAGGCAGCCCACATACAGCTGTGTGCTTTCAGGCTGGCCATTTGCTCTCTGAGTGCCTGTTTCTTCATCTCTACTGTGAAGATAACACTTCTAACcatatgcacgcacatgcacacacacacaatgcacaggccagaggacacCTTGATGTCATCCTCAGTAACAATGTCTAACTTTttaaacaaggtctctcactggcctggaaaccACCTAGTGAAGCTGTCGTAGTTAGCCAGGGCatttccagggatcctcctgtctccactctgtGATGGGATTAAGaacacacaccaccacatctggattttgacatgtgtactggggaaataactcaggtcctcaaacaAAAACTTTaccagttgagccatctccccacccttctttctGGCCATATAGAAAGAACttggggtgttggagagatggcttagtagttaaggcacttgcctctgtggcctaaggacccatgttcaactctccagatcccacataagccagactcacaaggtagcacatgcgcacAAAGCAATTCGTATGTCGAGTTgactgcaggggctagaggtcccctgctgtgccatttctctctctctcctctctctctctctctctctctctctctctctctctctctctctctctctctgtctttctctctcatgaaaaagccagcctgttgggcttgcctcaaaacaatttaaaaaacaaacaaacatgggagCACATGTGGCTTCAAGGAGCTTTATCTAGAGGTCACTGAATGTCCTTATTCTTTGAGCCTGGCATAAGACTCACAGGGTCAGAGCAATATGTTCAATGTCGTGTCTCTGGTGGGCTAGGAAAAGTCCTAGATTGAGTACATCTTGCAGGTGACAAGTACCAGGGTTTATATTGGCTACTCAGAGCAACATTCAATGTGCACAGCTTCCCAAAGAAGAACTTGTCATTCTGAGCCCGTCACACACTCCAGGTAGGGCCAGCATCTCCTACAGGATGCCCTTGTGCTTCTCTGGAGACTTAGAGAATGGCCTCCTGCCTTGAGGAGCAAGCCTTCCTGCTTTTCCATGGCACTTAAGATGTTTTTCTTGGCCTGGGCTATTGCTAACATCTCACAGCACATCCTCTTTCTACCCTACTGGTCTTCTTCCAAGCCTTACTCATGCTGGGGAGGCtcctgcctcagggcctttgcaggAGTCTCTGCCTTTGCTTGGAACACATATCCATGGTGCGCCCTCTGGAAGAGGCTTTAACTCACTGCTGTGGGGTCACATTTGAAACCTTCTCAATTCTAGTTAATGCATCAGCCCTTCAAGCACTCTATCTTCTGCCTGCCTTTTCTTTATAGAAGAGTGCCAACTCGTGGTTGCTTGGTTGACTCAGCCTAGAGTTGTCACTACACCAGGACCTGCATTTTTGCCTCTCTTTAATTGCTGTCTTTCCAGTGCCCTGAATTATGACTGGCATACCCAAAGTGCTTAATAAGCCTCTGCATGTGTGGTTCCCCCTGACCTGCTCTTCCCTGACCTTCCCTGCTCCCGCACCCTAACTTCTATTCATCTCTCACAAGGAAGAAGCAGGGGTCCCTTCCTTTTGGAAGTCTGTCCTTACCCCTTCCCCAGGGAACAGGGCATCACCACTTAGGTCCTTCCAGCAGAACAGTCGACACCAATGAGGTTTTACACAGAGTACAAACTTACCCGACACCCTTCTGGGGATGTGGCTTATCTACAACAGTAAGAAGCATTCAGTAAAATTGCGCCATTGTTGGACTCACGGCTAGGCACGCTTCCTGCACCCCAGGCCTCTGCCAGCATCCCAAAGCCTCACCCACAGCCTTCCTCCACAGAAGGCCTGAGTGGCATTCATCCTTACATTCCCAACACAGAACACAGACTCTGGCAAGGAGCAGTGCAAATAACTCACTCAGATGATGACAGGCAGCCATGGACCCACTGGAGCTTTATGTCATCTTGGGAGTTTTAGTACTTGGGGCAGAACGGTCCTTGGCTGGGGGCTGTCCAATGTGCTGTGAGTGACGAGCCACCTCCCACTCAGGCACCAGTGATGACCAAATGCTCCAGGGAAGCCCTGCCACTGTCGACCACCACTGCTCTAGGTGTTCACTGTGAATTAACTGATTTCCACAGCAAGAACAAGCAGTTCTGTGATTAAACCAACTCAACAGATAGGGAAAGTGAGGGTCAGAGGCCAGAGACTCTGGATGTCACATGGGAGGAGCTCGAGGGCAGCAGCAGGAATGGCCCAGAGGTGGAAATCCACAGGTCCTCGTGAGACTGACAGTGCAGTGATGACCTCGGCTCAGACAACCAAGAAGTCATCAGAGGTGATGCTCTCCTAGAAAGCAAAGGTAGGGAAGAAGGACAGGGAGTGCTCAAGAGAAGGCCTGTGATATAAAAGAAGAGAACTGAGAGCGAGTTTCATAAGGATATGAGCTCACAGCCATGACTTAAAGGAAGTTCAGGAGAAAGCCTCACAGCTACCTGTGGCAGATGCTTGTGCAAAAGCCCTGGGACAGGAGCACCCCAGCATGCCTGAGCATTGGTAGAAAGACCTGAGATATTGAGCGACAAAGTGCACTGAagtggcaggaaaagccaggccagTGAAGTCTTGGATGCCATGGAAAAGCAGGAATGCTGTTCTTGAAGGTGACAGATCGCTGTGAATCCCCAAGGAAGTACACCAACAAACACCCTTGACGAGCCGCTGGCACTGCCTGGCTAGTGTGACAGGCTCGGGGTATACCAGCTACTTTCTGGCTCTGCGTTCATACAATGAACCACCAGTGAGTAAGACATGAACGAGGATGAGGGGATGGGATTATGGATACAAGGTTTTATTATACCCAGTGCTACACAGATCATTAGTTCAACTCCATCTAGCCTTTGACAACCGTTGTTCTTTGTAGCCCCATTGGTGGTGGAAACTAAGGCACAGGAGCCCCCACCTCAACGGAGGCAGAGCAGGCGGAACTGAAACCTGGTTAGTCTGACTCCTCAAGCTCATGGCTGGGGTACGGGCATGGACAAAACCCCTATGCTTTGCACCTTGCAAACCCATGCCACCCTTCCTCACTGGCATTTTCCTACCATGTGAGCCACAGTGCTGTTCCCCCTTCTGAACTAGCTCCTCTGCTCCTCACTGTCAGTGTGGCTGGCAGGCATGTGGGggtgcatgtcagggccacccCCAAGGTGAGCTTCCTAACTAGGGCAGCCTTTCTCTCTATGAAACCTGGCTCCACAGGGAGCTGTGTGAGATCTTATGTCATCTTAGAGTAAGAGCCTCTTcttacaaaaagattaaaaaaaaaaaaaaaaaaaagaactgcaaaGCACCCTCCTTGGTTTTCTCTCTCACAGTAGTCACCAAATTAAAGATGGTGTTTTCCTGAGGTGATTCCTGACACAAATGTTCTGTGCTTAAAATAAGGATGTGGTCTTCCCACAGTCATTCTAGATCCACACTGCCAAGGTTCCTTCGGAGACTGTAGGTCATGGCCTGCTGTGATTGGTCCAGTCCATGTTCTCTATGAGCTCAGATGGGTGGGGCCATTGTGAGGCAGCACCTGTGAGCCCATATAAGGGGGCCTGGAGGGCCCTGGATTTGTCCGGGccaatagagaggagagagaggcgagagagagagagagagaggagagagagagagagagagtggacccGGACTGAGGAGAGTTAGTGGGGAGATTTTTGCGCATtattgagaggagaggagaggagaggagaggagaggagaggagaggagaggagaggagaggagaggagaggagaggagaggagaggagaggagaggagaggagaggagaggagaggagaggaggaggagcaggagaggaggaagaggagaggaggcgaggagaggaggggaggagaggaggagaggaggagaggaggagaggaggagaagacaggagaggtttttttttttggtttttgcttttgccttttaactttatttttttggctctttGGATTTACTTTCTGGTTCGTTTTCTTTCTATAGACTTTGTggtgggatttttgttttattctagcttggttttcagttttgacttttattttgattttttattttactttattttgttaactacatctcttatttcctttttacttttatctttatttttattcttttacttttggctttttgccttttaattttatttttttgactctTGAATTTgctttctggtttgttttctttgggtagactttggtgtgggatttcttttttattccagcttggttttcagttttgatttttattttgattttttattttactttcttttgttaactacatctctcatttcctttttacttttatctttattttttgttcttttgcttttggctCTTGccttttagctttatttttttggctctttcaaatttactttctggttcattttctttgggtagactttggtgtgggatttcttttttattccaacttgcttttcagttttgacttttattttgactttttattttactttcttttgttaactacatctttcatttccttttttacttttatctttattttcattcttttgtttttggctttttgcctttaaactttatttttttggccctttgaatttaatttgtggttcattttctttgggtagtctttggtgtgggatttctgttttattactgATTGGTTTCtagtttggatttttattttgactgcttattttactttcttttgttaactacatctctcatttcctttttgcttttatctttattttcgttcttttgtttttggctttttgcctttaaactttatttttttggcccttttaaatttactttctggttcattttctttgggtagtttttggtgtgggatttctgttttattactgATTGGTTTCtaatttggatttttattttgactgtttattttactttcttttgttaactacatctctcatttcctttttacttttatctttattttcgttcttttgtttttggctttttgcctttaaactttatttttttggcccttttaaatttactttctggttcgttttctttgggtagactttggtgtgggatttctgttttattgcaacttggttttcagttttgacttttattttggctttttattttactttcttttgttaaccacatctttcatttcctttgttacttttatctttattttctttcttttgtttttggcttttggcctttaagctttatttttttggcccttttaaatttaatttctggtTCGTTTTCTTTGGGTAGTCTTTGGTGTGGGATTTGTTTCATTACTGATTGGTTTctagtttgggtttttattttgattgtttattttgctttgttttgttagcCACATATTTCCTTTATCTTttactttaacattttatttggtaTTGCTACGATGTCTCGGGCTAAGGAGACCCTGTGGTCTCAGTACGAGGACCTCGGCCTCCTGGGCATGGGGACCTTCTCGAAGGTCCAAAAGGCTCGCCACCGCTTCACAGGAGTCGTGGTGGCCATCAAGACCCTGGAGAAGCGGCAGAGGGTTCACGCACTTTCACAGGAGGTGGAAGTAATGAAGATGCTCGACCACCCGAACACCCCGTTGCTCTTTCAGATAGTTGACACGAAAGACAACATCTACCTGGTAATGGAACTGTGCCACAGAGACCTGATGGAGGACATCTACTGGAACGGCTGCTTGCAGGAGGACGAGGCCCGATGGATTTTCAGACAAATCTTAGACGCCATCTCTTATTGCCACAGCCACAGAATCGTACATCATGACATCAAACCAGATAACATCATGGTGGATGAAAGAGGCAAAGTCACAGTCATAGACTTCGGCCTGGCCACCAGGTTTTTGCCAGGACAAATGCTCACCAGGCACTGTGGGACTTACAAGTACATGCCTCCAGAAGCTATCCTGAGACAACCATACGACGGCCCTAAAAAGGACATGTGGTCTTTGGGGGTCCTTCTTTTCTTTATGGTAACCAGGACCATGCCTTTTAACGGTAATACACTTATGGAACTCAAAGAGGAGATCATCAAAGGGCAGTACAAGTTACCTCAAGGCCTCTCAGAAGAATTAAAGGACCTCATTAGGCTTTTACTAACTGTAGATCCACAACAGAGGCCAACCACAACGGAAGTGATCAACCACCCTTGGCTCGAGCAGGGCCAAGGGGGTTCAGACAATCCTCAACCCCTCCCCAGACAACTGGACACGGACATCATATCTGCCATGGAATTCATGAATTTTGACGCACATGACATCGTCGAAGCTATCCGGAAACGTAAATACGACAGAACGATGGCTATGTATCTTTTGCTAAAATACCAAGCACAGTGCAGGATGGGGGACACGGCTGCAGACAAGCCTGTCTTCCCGGGAACAACgcctttccccacccccactgacCGTGTCGCCTTCCCTGTGTCCCCCAAGATGAGACACCCCGCGCCTGTGTTTCGGACACTGTCCTCGGGGTTAGCGGCCCAGGAGCAGCCTGAGGATGGGCAGCAGGCAGAGCCTAAGGAGATCAGGACTGCCAGTCTACCCAACCTGCACATATCCTGGCCCAGTGCCAAGCGGAGTCCCCAATGTCGTCGCCTGGCGAACATCTCTGCAGGGGACACTGAACCCTCGAACCGGGGCCTGTGCAGCTGCTTGAAGGCCTTGCGCAGCAGGATCCAAGGCTGCCTGAGGAGACTGTTCCACCGCAGGCGTGCCCGGGACCTCCACCTCTTCCAGAAGCGCGTGTCTCCCCAGCAAGCGGTGGTTATGCCTGAAGACGGTGAAACCCCTGTCACCCCAGAAGACACGAGCATGTGTATTCCGTGTGTGTGTGGCCGAAGAGGCAAGGTCCGACCCTCCTGAGCAGTCGTCATGTGGCACTCTTCCGCAAGCTCCCCTCTCCTTGCTGCTCCTGCgtcctcctcctgcttctcccaGAGCCTGGACAGAATACACTTGCATTGATGTCAACCATTCAGTATGTGGTGATTTTGTTAATGTGTTTCAATCTCTCTAACCTATATAGGTGAAAGCAGGCAGCTAAAACAAGTCACAACTACACTTTATAAGCAGTAAAGGAAGGATGGCATGGGTGTTCACAGGGGCCAAAGCTGGCCTTGTCAGTGGGTGTAGATTTGACCCCCCTTGAAATGCCATGTCTCCTGATGTCCCTGGTCATGCACCATGGAAGCATAGGGCCATGTATACCCCCTCCCCAaaggtttctttttctgttgctgGCACTGATCCCAAGGGTTGTCCATGCTAGTCAAGTGCACTTCCACTGACCTCTGTGTTGCTTCAAGAACCCCagacccttcctctgcctctcacctGATTTAGAATTTCAGTCCCTCATCCTGGATCACACCTGACTTCCCCCATGACACCTTCCCTCTACCTCCACACAGACTCTGGCTTATGAGTGGGGTCCCTTTGAAGATCAAGGGGAACATTTGAGCTAAAATGTGTCCTTTTGTGGGTCTACTGAAAAAGCCTAGACAAAGGCAGCATGGAGCCGTTTGGCTTCTCTCCAAGGTCAGGGGACATCCATGAGGGCTGTCTGCACAATGTGTTCTAAAAATCAGAATAAGTATGGCATTGGGCTCCAGCAGCTTTCTCTATTCAAAACTTAATCCTAGAAGATGGAACCTTTGTCATTGAGTAGGCTCTGCACAGCAGGTTCAAAACACCGAGAGAAACAACTACAAGGAGGAAAGAAGTACTTTAGCTCATGGACCCAGAGGTTTCCATCTCTAGTCACTTGTTTCTGTTGTTTCTGGGCTCTCATGAGACAGAACCTCATGGCACCATGCATGTGGCAGAGCAAAACAACCTACCTCGTGATAGGCAGAAAGTCCAGACAAAGAGGGGAAGTGGTCCATGAGGCCAAGCTCCCAAGAACTTACTCCTTTCATTGAGGGTCTGCCTCCTACCTGTGCACTGCATGGCAGGCCATCATATTATGAAAAGGCTCCAACCCTTCAAAGATCACTGAGATTCCAGCACTGTTGAGGGTGTCCTCCAAGGCCGCAATGTTAGGTAGCAGCAAAGCCCTGACTGAAGTCCCCACTGCTGGATTCAGGGCCCCATGCTCACCAGGAGGCAGTGGTGGCCTCACAGGCATTTTACCCAAACCCAGTATTCAcatggaggtcggaggacaacctcagaCATTGATTTGTAGCTTCCACTATTGTTTGTGCAGTCTCTCATTGTTGCCTCCTGCATTTGCCAAGTTAGCTGTCCTGTGAGGTTCCAGGGGATTAGCCTAGGATTCCAGACACACACTGGTACCAcctccaactttatgtgggtgctgggaatgtgAACTCAGGTACTCGTATCTGTTCCTgaacagcaagtactttatccaccaagccatcccaTCATCTCCTCAGCACAGCACTGCCACTTCAGGATGGATACTGTCACTCCTTCACAGTCTCCACTTGGAAAACAAACAGCAGAGCCGCATCCCACCCTGAGACCGAAGCCAGGGCCGAATTCCTATGCAAAGCGACAGCTTGGAGGTCTACTTGAAAGGAAAGGGATGAAGGTAATCAGGTGCTGCTGGTCTTGCCCAGCGTGTCTCTCCAGAAGTGCCACTGTCAGGTACACGAAGCAACTGAGTCTGTCTCATGTCATGTGGCAGCATGGCCTCCACACTGAGaggattttgaaatttttctgtcAGTCTTGTCCTTCGGTGTGCGAGAGAACAGCAGAGTGGCTTGTCTTGGAGGAGAATGtcagagcagagtgtggacacGTGGGAAGAAAGAGGAACTGGGCAGATGAGCATTCAGACGCGCAGGCGAACAGGAGTCCCCTCCCTGTCGTGGCCAAGCTGTTAGCCTCCGCCCAGCACAGCcgttcagtggagacccaggaaGAAGGGCACTGCCAGAGAAAAGAATCCAAGGTGCCAGGCCCAGGTGTCCCTGTGTATATGCATTCTTATACAGAATCCTtagcctctctgtgcctcagtttcttccttaCAAATGCAATGCACAGCATTGCTGGGAGACTTAAATCAGCGTTATGGCTTGGATCTGAAATGTACCTCTAAGGTTTGTGCGTCTAAGGATTGTCCCCAACACAGCACTGTTCAGAAGTGGGGCTTTGGGGTTACTGATTTGATCATAAGGGCTCTGATCTCATGAATGGGCTTTTAATGGATGCGCTTGGGGAGGTAACAGAAATTTAGAAGGTGGAACTTAAAGGGTCTTTAAGGGAATGGGTCTTTAGAGGGTATAGCTTTGCCCCGGcctcttccctcttcttctcAGAGAATTCTGGGTCTTAGGAGATGAACAGCTTGGCTCTACCCATTCCCTGCATGATGTTCTGGTGCACCAAAGGCCCAGAGgcaacaaagcctgatggttagAGCCTGAACTCTTGAACCAAAATGAAACTTTCTTGTTTTACATTCTTTCACTCAGGTATGTTTCATGGCAACAAAAAACTACTACAGAAAATGCATTGCAATAGAATTGCTGCcacctcaaggccagcctgagctaccctGTGAATCcctgctttattaaaaaaaaaaaaaaaaaaaacagacagagaaaggtagTATTAATTAACAATTGATCCCTGATGGCATGTGTAGTgtctaaataaaaatttctccggagtctcatgtgttttgaatgtttcatcattagctgttggcaatttgggaaagttgtggggcctttgagagacggagtcttgctggagggggtTTGTATTTGGGGGTGGCCTTTGGAGTaatatagcccagctccaagctcaGCCTTTGGGCTACTTGCTATCGGCTGATGTGACAGCATGtgagcccagcctctgctctgccatgctttccccatccatatgaagcttccccttgaagaCTGTAAGATGATATAAAGTCTTTCCCtacacaaac
Above is a window of Jaculus jaculus isolate mJacJac1 chromosome 8, mJacJac1.mat.Y.cur, whole genome shotgun sequence DNA encoding:
- the LOC123462881 gene encoding sperm motility kinase 2B-like, whose amino-acid sequence is MSRAKETLWSQYEDLGLLGMGTFSKVQKARHRFTGVVVAIKTLEKRQRVHALSQEVEVMKMLDHPNTPLLFQIVDTKDNIYLVMELCHRDLMEDIYWNGCLQEDEARWIFRQILDAISYCHSHRIVHHDIKPDNIMVDERGKVTVIDFGLATRFLPGQMLTRHCGTYKYMPPEAILRQPYDGPKKDMWSLGVLLFFMVTRTMPFNGNTLMELKEEIIKGQYKLPQGLSEELKDLIRLLLTVDPQQRPTTTEVINHPWLEQGQGGSDNPQPLPRQLDTDIISAMEFMNFDAHDIVEAIRKRKYDRTMAMYLLLKYQAQCRMGDTAADKPVFPGTTPFPTPTDRVAFPVSPKMRHPAPVFRTLSSGLAAQEQPEDGQQAEPKEIRTASLPNLHISWPSAKRSPQCRRLANISAGDTEPSNRGLCSCLKALRSRIQGCLRRLFHRRRARDLHLFQKRVSPQQAVVMPEDGETPVTPEDTSMCIPCVCGRRGKVRPS